The following proteins are co-located in the Falsibacillus pallidus genome:
- a CDS encoding magnesium transporter CorA family protein, with protein MNTFRGNEWTWIRLDVDEKEKCRDYIDPMHWRRCREWFDGIGIADRNDLRMVTEVSGQECLFGSFVYRQDLHEKDDFTILHFYLTRNTLVTVNLNPALIQKTSMDQILRLVKSAEDAIDAFFILQGELMNEFLYGIDEFETKLRELIWKFYNDNGTHILEQIHKHRHELLVLKGLIHSVKENQFAVEEAFLIESGDRVGHERTARRVKRGSTLIAGYEEEIENLYHSEEVVSSYRGNEITKALTIFTTIFTPMTALGAIWGMNFKHMPELDWKYGYAASLVLIFALTVLIYLFLQQKGWTGDLLKKKKRKSFYK; from the coding sequence ATGAACACTTTTCGAGGGAATGAGTGGACGTGGATCCGCTTGGATGTGGATGAAAAAGAAAAATGCCGGGATTATATTGATCCTATGCATTGGCGCAGATGCCGGGAATGGTTTGATGGAATAGGCATTGCTGATAGGAATGACCTCCGAATGGTGACAGAAGTCAGTGGGCAGGAATGTCTTTTCGGCTCTTTTGTGTACCGCCAAGACCTGCATGAAAAAGATGATTTCACCATCCTGCATTTTTATCTTACCCGCAATACGCTTGTAACCGTCAATCTCAATCCAGCGCTCATCCAAAAGACCAGCATGGATCAAATTCTCCGATTGGTAAAATCAGCTGAAGATGCCATCGATGCTTTCTTTATTTTGCAGGGAGAGTTGATGAATGAGTTTCTATACGGAATTGATGAATTTGAAACAAAGCTGAGAGAGCTCATCTGGAAGTTTTACAACGATAATGGGACGCATATTTTAGAACAGATCCATAAGCATCGGCATGAACTCCTTGTGTTAAAGGGATTGATTCATTCGGTGAAAGAGAATCAATTTGCTGTGGAAGAAGCTTTTTTAATTGAGTCGGGCGATAGGGTCGGCCACGAACGGACCGCGAGAAGAGTCAAAAGAGGGAGCACGCTAATTGCAGGGTATGAAGAAGAAATCGAAAACCTCTATCATTCGGAGGAAGTCGTCAGTTCCTATCGAGGCAACGAAATCACCAAAGCCCTGACCATTTTCACCACTATATTTACACCAATGACAGCTCTTGGCGCCATTTGGGGAATGAACTTCAAGCATATGCCGGAACTGGATTGGAAGTATGGATACGCTGCTTCACTGGTCTTGATCTTTGCATTGACCGTCCTTATCTACCTATTCCTGCAGCAGAAGGGATGGACCGGCGATCTGCTGAAGAAAAAGAAACGGAAATCATTTTATAAATAA
- a CDS encoding LCP family protein, which produces MNTPNRETRFSKKKRSKLRIVLYTLLTVFILFMGTAAYAYWNYKTALKSASTGTNTVSEPVEFNGVENNFGKINVLLLGIDSRGEKNSRTDTIMVAQYDQDTKKSKLVSIMRDSYVDIPGYDEKNRVNAAYSYGGPELLRKTLKENFDIDVQYYALIDFKGFAKVIDEVFPEGVQIDVEKKMSHGLGLTLQPGKQMLHGKELLGYVRFRYDAISDFGRIQRQQKVLQILSDKITSAAGIMKIPSMIGTVQPYIETNLPKSLLFSVATSFLGDKERNFETLRIPENNGFTNEKISINGELSDVLVLSPENLQKNTVALDRFLNN; this is translated from the coding sequence ATGAATACTCCCAATCGAGAAACACGATTCAGCAAGAAAAAAAGAAGCAAGCTCCGCATTGTCCTTTATACGCTTTTGACGGTATTTATCCTGTTTATGGGCACCGCTGCGTATGCCTATTGGAACTATAAAACCGCACTAAAATCAGCCAGCACCGGAACAAACACAGTCAGTGAACCGGTAGAATTTAATGGTGTTGAAAATAACTTTGGGAAAATCAATGTGCTATTACTGGGGATAGACTCGCGTGGAGAAAAAAATTCCCGTACAGATACCATCATGGTGGCGCAGTATGACCAAGATACAAAGAAATCGAAGCTTGTTTCAATCATGAGGGATTCCTATGTAGACATTCCTGGGTATGATGAAAAAAACAGGGTGAACGCCGCGTATTCCTATGGCGGACCGGAGCTTTTGAGGAAAACATTAAAAGAGAATTTCGATATCGATGTTCAATACTATGCTTTGATTGATTTTAAAGGATTTGCAAAAGTCATTGATGAAGTCTTTCCTGAAGGGGTTCAAATCGATGTGGAGAAGAAAATGTCACACGGACTAGGTTTGACGCTTCAGCCAGGCAAGCAAATGCTTCACGGAAAAGAACTGTTGGGATACGTCCGCTTCCGCTATGATGCCATCAGTGATTTCGGCCGGATTCAGCGACAGCAAAAAGTCTTACAGATTCTTTCCGACAAAATAACAAGTGCAGCAGGCATCATGAAAATCCCGAGTATGATCGGGACTGTCCAGCCGTACATCGAAACCAACCTGCCAAAATCCTTGCTGTTTTCAGTGGCTACCTCCTTTTTAGGCGACAAGGAACGGAATTTTGAAACATTAAGGATTCCAGAGAATAATGGTTTTACCAATGAAAAAATATCGATTAACGGAGAGTTGAGCGACGTTTTAGTCCTTTCACCGGAAAATCTTCAAAAAAACACGGTGGCACTCGATCGATTCCTGAACAATTAA